The following proteins are co-located in the Synchiropus splendidus isolate RoL2022-P1 chromosome 14, RoL_Sspl_1.0, whole genome shotgun sequence genome:
- the LOC128771264 gene encoding circadian-associated transcriptional repressor, producing MSATDSDNSIDWLASDNEDNESERELDFSRTDAPRSTGSPSHLGPPDSSCCRGSEVKQGDWGSDSQASSPGSPSSCVAAWGRDVMGLCEAAENMNEKKPQQALKRPRCLTEECRERQLLASMSEKDRIFTRKCVELQCYIHPLSSILNGLRSGRYRERLSSFQESVAMDRIQRIMGVLRNPYMGEKYINIILKIEEMLKSWFPHVRLPDHSAVGRTEESLPAKKLKLSPMTSTAAVSPISDPTAGTKSLRVTDLTPPGAYSANHLKWLHTSPICSATADQSQAGPLHALSPKDSDPTQDSAVSSSTDTKKDSVPRGPPPPGKINAPCLEKLLKSTESIITRRGVSGLTDSSWS from the exons ATGTCTGCTACAGATTCGGACAACTCTATTGACTGGCTGGCGAGCGACAATGAAGACAATGAGAGCGAACGGGAGCTCGACTTCAGCAGAACGGACGCCCCCCGCTCCACCGGCAGCCCTTCGCATCTGGGGCCGCCCGACAGCAGCTGCTGCCGCGGCAGCGAGGTGAAGCAGGGTGACTGGGGAAGTGACAGCCAAGCCTCGAGCCCCGGATCCCCCTCCAGCTGCGTGGCGGCGTGGGGCCGAGATGTTATGGGACTGTGTGAAGCAGCTGAgaatatgaatgaaaagaaGCCCCAGCAAGCACTGAAGAGACCCCGCTGCTTGACAGAGGAGTGCAGGGAACGGCAGCTTCTCGCCAGCATGTCGGAGAAAGACAGGATTTTCACGAGAAAG TGTGTGGAGTTACAATGCTACATCCATCCGCTGTCGTCCATCTTGAACGGCCTTCGTTCCGGGAGGTACAGAGAGC GACTGAGCAGCTTCCAGGAGAGCGTAGCTATGGACCGGATTCAGAGGATCATGGGTGTGTTGCGGAACCCCTACATGGG GGAAAAATATATCAACATCATTCTGAAAATCGAGGAAATGCTGAAGAGCTGGTTCCCACATGTCAGGCTCCCAGACCACAGCGCCGTGGGCCGCACCGAAGAATCCCTCCCTGCCAAGAAACTCAAG CTGTCTCCCATGACCTCAACTGCAGCCGTGAGCCCCATCAGTGACCCCACAGCGGGCACCAAATCCTTGAGGGTGACAGACCTCACCCCCCCTGGAGCCTACTCAGCTAACCACCTGAAGTGGCTGCACACGTCGCCAATCTGCTCCGCCACGGCCGACCAGTCCCAGGCCGGCCCCTTGCACGCGCTCTCCCCGAAAGACAGTGACCCGACGCAGGACAGCGCCGTGTCTTCCAGCACGGACACTAAAAAAGACTCGGTGCCCAGAGGACCCCCCCCACCTGGGAAGATCAACGCCCCCTGTCTAGAGAAGCTGCTCAAGTCCACGGAGAGCATCATCACCCGCAGGGGGGTGTCGGGGCTGACGGACAGCAGCTGGTCCTAG